In Solidesulfovibrio carbinoliphilus subsp. oakridgensis, the sequence CAGATCGGCTACGCCGCCATGACCGAGACGCCGCTTGTGGTGGTTGACGTCATGCGCGGCGGGGCCAGCACGGGGCTCCCGACCAGCCCCGGCCAGGGCGACGTGCAGCAGGCCCGGTGGGGGGCCCACGGCGACCACCCGATCATCGTCCTGTCGGCCGCCGACGTGCCGGAGTGCCTGGAGATGACGGTGGCGGCCTTCAACTTTGCGGAGAAATACCGCACTCCGGTCATCCTGCTTCTGGACGAGATCACGGCCCACACCCGGGAGAAGATCGAGCTGCCGGAACCGGGCGATTTCGAGATCTTTTCCCGCCTGGTCCCGACCATGCCGCCCGAGTGGTACAAGCCCTACGAGGAGACGCTTCGCGGCGTGCCGCCCATGCCGCCCCTCGGCACGGGCTACCGGTTCCACGTCACGGGCCTGACCCACGATCCCCTCGGGTTTCCGACCGCCCGGCCCGAGGAGGTCCGGGCCCTGGTCGAGCGGCAGTTTCGCAAGATCGACCGGTTTTTCCACGACATCCAGCTCGTGGACGCCGTGGACACCGACGACGCCGAGGTCCTGGTCATCGCCTACGGCTGCGTGGCCCGCTCGGCCCGGCTCGCCG encodes:
- a CDS encoding 2-oxoacid:acceptor oxidoreductase subunit alpha, which gives rise to MTQQVRKKRREAFLLGNEAVVEGALAAGCTFYAGYPITPSTEIMETMARRLPAVPDGVFLQMEDEIASMGAVIGGSLAGRKAMTATSGPGFSLMQEQIGYAAMTETPLVVVDVMRGGASTGLPTSPGQGDVQQARWGAHGDHPIIVLSAADVPECLEMTVAAFNFAEKYRTPVILLLDEITAHTREKIELPEPGDFEIFSRLVPTMPPEWYKPYEETLRGVPPMPPLGTGYRFHVTGLTHDPLGFPTARPEEVRALVERQFRKIDRFFHDIQLVDAVDTDDAEVLVIAYGCVARSARLAVKQAREAGVRAGLLVLKTLYPFPRTHVEKLMRTCRLVVVPELNVGQISREVKRVNEGLTTVRTINRIDGQIITPSQILKEIA